The Polypterus senegalus isolate Bchr_013 chromosome 9, ASM1683550v1, whole genome shotgun sequence genome includes a window with the following:
- the LOC120535421 gene encoding zinc finger protein SNAI2-like yields the protein MPRSFLVKKHLSYKKPNYGYLDAQKRETLFPKTFENSLIAHISHAEFPPNAADIESMNAQARSPLVSTGLSVTSYGETAEIISGPINMQVHYADPARADQPADSWQHFKASSAALRDTLSNLNCTPFQICRSGMSCTTELFKENCSLPGPILPSEHRDLPISVQGKFQCFDCHKAYYTFSGLAKHRQLQCEWHCRKYFNCKYCDKEYVSLGALKMHIRTHTLPCVCKLCGKAFSRPWLLQGHIRTHTGEKPFACPHCSRAFADRSNLRAHLQTHSDVKKYQCKTCAKTFSRMSLLSKHEEASCCPLS from the exons atgccaaggtCGTTTCTGGTAAAGAAGCACCTGAGTTACAAAAAGCCAAATTATGGATACCTGGATGCGCAAAAAAGAG aaaCACTATTTCCAAAGACCTTTGAAAACTCTCTAATCGCCCACATTTCTCATGCTGAGTTCCCACCAAATGCTGCCGACATTGAATCCATGAATGCCCAGGCGCGGAGCCCACTTGTGTCCACAGGCTTATCAGTCACAAGCTATGGCGAAACTGCTGAAATCATAAGTGGGCCAATCAACATGCAGGTCCATTATGCAGACCCAGCTAGAGCTGATCAACCTGCTGACTCTTGGCAGCATTTCAAAGCAAGCAGTGCTGCTCTCCGAGATACTCTTAGCAATCTGAACTGTACTCCTTTCCAAATCTGCAGAAGTGGGATGAGCTGTACTACAGAACTGTTTAAAGAGAACTGTAGTCTCCCAGGGCCCATCCTACCATCGGAGCATAGAGATCTTCCCATAAGCGTCCAGGGCAAATTTCAATGCTTTGACTGCCATAAGGCTTATTACACGTTTTCTGGTCTGGCCAAACACCGACAGCTACAGTGTGAGTGGCATTGTCGCAAGTATTTCAACTGTAAGTATTGCGACAAGGAGTATGTCAGCCTGGGCGCACTGAAGATGCACATCCGCACACACACACTGCCATGTGTGTGTAAGCTCTGTGGTAAGGCCTTCTCTCGACCCTGGCTATTGCAAGGACATATCCGCACCCACACAG GAGAGAAGCCTTTTGCTTGTCCTCACTGCAGTCGGGCATTCGCAGATCGCTCCAACCTGCGGGCGCATTTGCAGACTCACTCTGATGTGAAGAAGTATCAATGTAAGACTTGCGCAAAGACCTTCTCCAGGATGTCTTTACTCTCAAAGCATGAAGAGGCCAGCTGCTGTCCACTGTCCTGA